In a genomic window of Magnolia sinica isolate HGM2019 chromosome 14, MsV1, whole genome shotgun sequence:
- the LOC131225195 gene encoding TPR repeat-containing thioredoxin TTL1-like, with protein MPDAAELQKLQAVERHLSRCMDARKIGDWKSALREGDAAIVAGAESALQLFALRAEALLKLHQLEDADSALSSVPKFEPSPQSCSQIRFFGMICDSYPFFVRAQVEMAMGRFESAVVAAEKAGHIDPRNIEVAVLLNNVRSVAKARVHGNDLFNAGKFAEACAAYGEGLKFHPSNPVLYCNRAACRSKLGQWELSVEDCNEALRIHPRYTKALLRRAASNDKLGRWAESVRDYEVLINELPGDKEVAEALFHAQAALKKSRGEEVYDMKFGGEVEEISCIEQFRAIISSPGISVVHFKMASNQQCEQISPFVDMLCVRYPSVSFYKVDIKENTAVANAENVRIAPTFKIYKNGARVKEMICPSQQVLEFSVRHYSF; from the exons ATGCCAGATGCTGCCGAGTTGCAAAAATTGCAGGCAGTGGAGAGGCATCTGAGCAGATGCATGGATGCTCGTAAGATAGGAGATTGGAAGAGTGCATTGAGGGAAGGTGATGCTGCCATCGTGGCTGGAGCTGAGTCTGCTCTGCAG CTCTTTGCATTGAGAGCAGAAGCCCTTCTCAAGCTCCATCAACTTGAAGATGCTGATTCCGCCCTATCAAGCGTGCCTAAGTTTGAACCATCTCCCCAGTCCTGCTCCCAGATCAGGTTCTTTGGAATGATCTGTGATTCTTATCCGTTCTTTGTCCGCGCCCAGGTCGAAATGGCTATGGGAAG GTTTGAGAGTGCAGTTGTGGCTGCTGAGAAAGCTGGGCATATTGATCCTCGAAACATTGAAGTTGCGGTATTACTGAACAATGTGAGATCCGTAGCGAAAGCCCGGGTCCATGGGAATGATCTCTTTAATGCAGGTAAGTTTGCCGAAGCTTGTGCAGCCTATGGAGAAGGCCTCAAGTTCCATCCCTCCAACCCTGTTCTCTATTGCAATAGAGCGGCTTGCAGATCCAAGCTCGGGCAATGGGAGCTGTCTGTCGAAGACTGTAACGAAGCTCTGAGAATCCATCCCAGGTACACCAAAGCTCTCCTTCGACGTGCTGCCTCCAACGACAAG CTTGGACGGTGGGCTGAATCTGTTCGAGATTATGAGGTACTGATAAATGAACTTCCGGGTGACAAAGAAGTAGCTGAAGCTCTGTTCCATGCACAAGCTGCATTGAAAAAATCCCGCGGTGAGGAAGTTTATGACATGAAGTTTGGTGGTGAAGTCGAGGAAATTTCGTGCATTGAGCAGTTTAGGGCGATAATATCTTCACCTG GAATTTCAGTAGTCCATTTCAAGATGGCATCAAACCAGCAATGTGAGCAGATATCTCCCTTCGTTGACATGCTCTGTGTCAGATACCCATCTGTGAGTTTTTACAAG GTGGACATCAAGGAGAACACTGCAGTGGCCAATGCCGAGAATGTGAGGATCGCTCCGACATTCAAGATCTACAAAAACGGGGCCCGGGTGAAAGAGATGATTTGTCCGAGCCAGCAGGTATTGGAATTCTCGGTGAGGCATTACAGCTTTTAG